GTCCAGGGCTTCTACTGCCTGCTTGGCCGCTTCAAAGACACCAGTATGTCCCACCATGTCTGCATTGGCAAAGTTTAAAATGATGACCTCATGTTTGCCCTGCTCAATTTGCTCCAGGAGTTTTTCAGTAATGAGGTAAGCACTCATTTCTGGTTGCAAATCATAGGTTGCCACCTGAGGGGAAGGAATAAGAATGCGGTCTTCATCTTTGTTAGGTGCTTCGACACCGCCATTGAAAAAGAAGGTTACGTGAGCGTATTTTTCCGTTTCGGCGATTCGCAGCTGGGTCCGATTTTGGCTGGCCAGATATTCTCCTAACGTATTTTTTAAAGATTGTGGGGGGAAGGCGATGGAGACGTTAGGCATCTCTGCATCATATTGGGTCAGGCAGACGTAGTGCAGGTTGTCAATCTGTTTCTTTCTTTCAAAACCATCGAAGTCGCTGCTGACGAAAGCCCTGGTGATTTCCCGAGCGCGGTCTGGTCTGAAATTGAACATAATGAAGGCATCGTTGTCCTGGACTGTTCCGATTTCCAATGAATCTCCGGCTTGTCGTACGACGGCTGGCACGACAAACTCATCATTCTGCTCATTGCTGTAGGCCAGTTCGATGGCTTCTGCTGCACAGACAGCCCGGATACCTGCCCCTGTAGTCATGGCATCATAGCACTTTTCCACCCGGTCCCAGCGCTTGTCCCGATCCATGCCGTAATATCTGCCAGAAATGGTGGCAATGGTGCCTAGTCCCAACTCTGCCATATAAGCCTCTAGCTGTTGGATATACTGGAGCGCGCAGCGAGGAGGAACATCTCTTCCATCCAGCAGGGCATGAACATAAACTTGTTTCAGTCCTTTCTTTTTGGCTAGATCCAACAGCGCCAACAGATGCTGGATGTGGCTGTGGACACCGCCGTCGGAGACAAGACCCAGCAGATGAAGAGACGTGTTCTTTTCTAGGGCGTGGTTCATGGCAGCATGTAAGACCTGATTTTCAAAAAAACTTCCATCTTCAATGGCCTTCGTGATTTTGGTCAGTTCCTGATAGACGATTCGTCCGGCCCCGATGTTCAAGTGGCCAACTTCCGAATTGCCCATCTGACCGGCAGGAAGCCCTACCTCCAGGCCGCAGGCTTTCAGGGCTGTATGGGGATATGTTTTAAAAATTCGGTCTAAATTAGGCTTGTGAGCCGCCGCAATGGCATTGCCGTAAGTGC
The genomic region above belongs to Aminipila butyrica and contains:
- the gpmI gene encoding 2,3-bisphosphoglycerate-independent phosphoglycerate mutase; this encodes MNTFAKPTMLMILDGYGLNESTYGNAIAAAHKPNLDRIFKTYPHTALKACGLEVGLPAGQMGNSEVGHLNIGAGRIVYQELTKITKAIEDGSFFENQVLHAAMNHALEKNTSLHLLGLVSDGGVHSHIQHLLALLDLAKKKGLKQVYVHALLDGRDVPPRCALQYIQQLEAYMAELGLGTIATISGRYYGMDRDKRWDRVEKCYDAMTTGAGIRAVCAAEAIELAYSNEQNDEFVVPAVVRQAGDSLEIGTVQDNDAFIMFNFRPDRAREITRAFVSSDFDGFERKKQIDNLHYVCLTQYDAEMPNVSIAFPPQSLKNTLGEYLASQNRTQLRIAETEKYAHVTFFFNGGVEAPNKDEDRILIPSPQVATYDLQPEMSAYLITEKLLEQIEQGKHEVIILNFANADMVGHTGVFEAAKQAVEALDKCVGQVTEAVLAKGGQILLTADHGNADCMLDESGAVVTSHSLNDVPLVHIAKEPVQLKDDGILADIAPTLLDLMGIAIPDEMNGKSLVG